In Hamadaea flava, a genomic segment contains:
- a CDS encoding HEAT repeat domain-containing protein: protein MVDRILELIGQLDDDSTDVAEGAKHGLMAIGLDVIDPLIDALPESEFYGQLSAIEVFEYFGDVRAAGVLTELLSSESSTVREWAAWALVDIGSQETVAALQDAYNRFRASGDDPDFTEAVALRRSLTRLGGRQEVLPPLTGSLCQSVGILDRVWPSARLAEVIDELAACNQVVLYLMLWTVTDRGIFMLWTVTDRGIFGSGHESSGWCHDRSLGWPDLVASARDAAVLELAFTRIGDNVYATLEWIDQSDL from the coding sequence ATGGTGGATCGGATCCTGGAGCTGATCGGACAGCTTGACGATGACTCGACGGACGTCGCCGAGGGCGCGAAGCACGGTCTGATGGCCATCGGTCTTGATGTGATCGATCCGCTTATTGACGCGCTGCCCGAGTCGGAGTTCTACGGTCAGCTGTCGGCGATCGAGGTCTTCGAGTATTTCGGCGACGTTCGGGCAGCGGGTGTTCTGACCGAGTTGCTGTCAAGTGAGAGCTCCACGGTGCGTGAGTGGGCGGCGTGGGCACTCGTCGACATCGGTTCGCAGGAAACGGTCGCGGCTTTACAGGACGCCTACAACCGATTCCGGGCGAGCGGTGACGATCCGGACTTTACTGAGGCGGTGGCTTTGCGCCGGTCCTTGACGAGGCTGGGCGGCCGGCAGGAGGTGCTTCCACCCTTGACTGGGTCCCTGTGCCAATCGGTAGGCATCCTGGATCGAGTGTGGCCATCGGCCAGGTTGGCTGAAGTGATCGACGAGCTCGCCGCATGTAACCAGGTGGTGCTCTACCTCATGCTGTGGACGGTTACAGACCGGGGGATCTTCATGCTGTGGACGGTTACAGACCGGGGGATCTTCGGATCCGGGCACGAATCGTCTGGCTGGTGTCATGACCGGAGCTTAGGGTGGCCGGACTTGGTGGCCAGCGCACGCGACGCCGCCGTGTTGGAGTTGGCCTTTACGCGGATTGGTGACAACGTCTACGCGACCCTGGAGTGGATCGACCAATCGGATCTGTGA
- a CDS encoding winged helix-turn-helix transcriptional regulator — MSDAAVYTSDCRARVAFEVLANRWDSVVVFTIGAYGPTRPAVLLARIGGISPKALNEALRRLEYNGLVERRPYRETPPRVDYALTEAGDALLEPMQMMGAWATRYADAVVDAQERFEARRRPPQPISSASPVKASNAPV, encoded by the coding sequence ATGAGTGACGCCGCTGTCTACACCTCCGATTGCCGCGCCCGCGTGGCGTTCGAGGTCCTCGCCAACCGCTGGGACAGCGTCGTCGTGTTCACGATCGGTGCGTACGGTCCCACAAGGCCGGCGGTGCTCCTCGCCCGGATCGGCGGGATCAGCCCCAAGGCGCTCAACGAGGCGCTGCGCCGATTGGAGTACAACGGCTTGGTGGAACGCCGGCCATACCGGGAAACGCCGCCCCGCGTGGACTACGCGCTTACGGAAGCGGGCGACGCGCTGCTGGAGCCGATGCAGATGATGGGCGCCTGGGCCACCAGGTACGCGGACGCAGTCGTTGACGCCCAGGAGCGGTTCGAGGCGCGCAGACGTCCACCCCAACCCATCAGCTCGGCGTCACCGGTGAAGGCATCCAACGCACCGGTGTGA
- a CDS encoding NADPH-dependent F420 reductase produces the protein MKIGILGTGGMAATLGGAWTAAGHSVVIGGRSQERAERTAGRIGAAGHGTLADAAGHGDAILVAVPAIDAPQLVGSLAGSLAGRTVIDCTNPIVPTGDGLMLNTGSATSVAHQLATAAPDACVVKAFNLCHVSIWTLRPPRFEDLPLAVPYCSDHPTAAAATQTLISSIGCTPAPCGGLARAAYLEATAALAIGLWWAGGQPRAAFPSLAEVPQSLND, from the coding sequence GTGAAGATCGGCATACTTGGGACGGGCGGCATGGCGGCGACGCTCGGCGGCGCATGGACCGCGGCGGGCCACAGCGTGGTGATCGGCGGGCGCAGTCAGGAACGTGCGGAACGGACCGCCGGACGAATCGGTGCCGCTGGGCACGGCACCCTCGCGGATGCCGCGGGTCACGGCGACGCCATCCTCGTGGCTGTGCCTGCGATAGATGCGCCTCAACTGGTGGGCAGCCTTGCCGGTAGCCTCGCTGGGCGGACGGTCATCGACTGCACCAACCCCATCGTGCCGACCGGCGACGGACTCATGCTCAACACCGGTAGCGCCACGTCTGTGGCACACCAACTCGCAACGGCCGCACCTGACGCGTGCGTGGTCAAGGCATTCAATCTCTGCCACGTGAGTATCTGGACCCTGCGTCCGCCAAGGTTCGAGGATCTACCGCTGGCGGTGCCCTACTGCTCCGATCACCCCACAGCAGCCGCAGCGACGCAGACGCTGATCAGCTCGATCGGCTGCACGCCGGCACCGTGCGGCGGGCTGGCGCGGGCGGCGTATCTCGAGGCGACAGCGGCACTAGCGATCGGGCTGTGGTGGGCGGGCGGACAGCCGCGCGCTGCGTTCCCATCCCTGGCCGAGGTGCCGCAATCCCTGAACGATTGA
- a CDS encoding AfsR family transcriptional regulator: MGVTPVPVGEALTRLLRALEVNPRTMDYDLGKRSSQLRMLLRERRCLLVLDDAGDEAQVRQLLPDTGAGMVIVTSRRSLGGLEGIIRIGLPPLSEAESEGLLEAIAGSAPEAELSAVAAMCGNLPLALRIAGTRLASRPGWTMGHLAQRLADADRRLANLATGDVSLAAAFGLSYNRLHQQGKTIFRRLAHVPGPDFAVPIAAVLTATGSTLSDEDVYAAEDLLDELVDLGLLLADGADGFRFHDLLRLFAADRLRHEELVDTRTSTEHRMHDWLLETAIVAGRWFEPGFGAPPKTWRGLVSLDTEEHANAWLQAESDNWFAAFRAAAAAGRDQLVVDVAEAMHWDSDRSIDWPHWPEIYYSSRAAAARLPDRRQEITHLNYASWAASVCERRHAEGAALAMQAYHLADELGDLTEQANAMYYVAVAWRGAGEYAEAVPAYRRAQELCDAADNHDMYVQSCTGGAIALRRSGQTEEAIDAFHLVLRAIDERPLAPAPARVAKVVALANMIAALADAGRWRETVELAVVSLPESEEFGALSLIGLVHIALGKAHGAVEAVDLARDHLRRALRLCEEGWSHAESITEAQRVLADLDAR; the protein is encoded by the coding sequence ATGGGTGTGACGCCGGTGCCGGTGGGGGAGGCGCTCACCCGCCTGCTGCGCGCTTTGGAGGTCAACCCCCGCACCATGGACTACGACCTCGGCAAGCGTTCCAGCCAGTTGCGCATGCTGCTGCGCGAGCGGCGCTGCCTCTTAGTTCTCGACGACGCCGGTGACGAGGCCCAGGTCCGCCAGTTACTTCCGGACACCGGAGCCGGGATGGTCATCGTGACGAGTCGGCGCAGCCTGGGCGGGCTGGAGGGCATCATCCGGATCGGACTGCCGCCGCTGTCCGAGGCAGAGTCCGAAGGCTTGCTCGAGGCAATCGCGGGGTCGGCACCGGAGGCGGAACTGAGCGCAGTGGCGGCCATGTGTGGCAACCTGCCGTTGGCGTTGCGGATCGCCGGAACCCGGTTGGCCAGCCGTCCTGGTTGGACCATGGGTCATCTTGCCCAGCGACTCGCCGACGCCGATCGGCGTCTAGCCAACCTGGCGACGGGGGACGTCAGCCTGGCCGCCGCCTTCGGTCTCTCGTATAACCGGCTCCACCAGCAGGGAAAGACCATATTCCGTCGCCTTGCCCACGTTCCCGGTCCGGACTTCGCGGTGCCGATCGCAGCGGTGCTCACCGCTACCGGGTCAACACTCAGCGATGAAGACGTGTATGCCGCCGAAGACCTCCTTGATGAGCTGGTCGACCTGGGACTGCTTCTCGCGGACGGGGCGGATGGCTTCCGATTCCACGATCTCCTGCGGCTCTTCGCTGCCGACCGGTTGCGTCACGAGGAGCTCGTCGACACGCGTACGTCGACGGAGCACCGGATGCACGACTGGCTGCTGGAGACGGCGATCGTGGCCGGGCGATGGTTCGAGCCCGGATTCGGCGCTCCGCCGAAGACGTGGCGCGGTCTGGTCTCGCTGGATACCGAGGAACACGCCAACGCCTGGCTGCAGGCGGAAAGTGACAACTGGTTCGCGGCGTTCCGAGCCGCTGCCGCCGCTGGACGTGATCAGCTTGTCGTCGACGTCGCCGAAGCGATGCACTGGGACTCCGACCGCTCCATCGACTGGCCGCACTGGCCGGAGATCTACTACTCGTCCCGGGCTGCGGCGGCGAGGCTGCCCGACCGCAGGCAGGAGATCACGCACCTGAATTACGCCTCGTGGGCCGCCAGCGTCTGTGAACGGCGGCACGCCGAGGGCGCGGCGCTCGCGATGCAGGCATACCACCTCGCCGATGAGCTGGGCGACCTGACCGAGCAGGCCAATGCGATGTATTACGTGGCCGTGGCGTGGCGTGGCGCGGGCGAGTACGCCGAGGCGGTGCCCGCCTACCGCCGTGCACAGGAGCTGTGCGACGCCGCGGACAACCATGACATGTATGTCCAGTCGTGCACAGGTGGGGCGATCGCCCTCCGTCGGTCCGGCCAAACCGAGGAGGCCATCGACGCGTTTCACCTGGTCCTGCGCGCCATCGACGAGCGGCCCCTCGCTCCGGCACCCGCCCGGGTGGCGAAGGTCGTGGCACTGGCCAACATGATCGCGGCACTAGCCGATGCGGGGCGATGGCGCGAGACGGTCGAACTCGCGGTGGTCAGCCTGCCCGAGTCCGAGGAGTTCGGTGCGCTGAGCCTCATCGGGTTGGTCCACATCGCACTCGGCAAGGCGCACGGCGCGGTTGAGGCGGTCGACCTCGCCCGGGACCATCTACGTCGCGCCCTCCGGCTCTGCGAAGAAGGCTGGAGCCACGCGGAATCCATTACCGAGGCGCAGCGGGTGCTGGCCGACCTCGACGCGCGGTGA
- a CDS encoding extracellular catalytic domain type 1 short-chain-length polyhydroxyalkanoate depolymerase, translating to MKPHQKALVGVAAVLAVTVPTLVAPSLTPPASAATLTEVTSFGANPGGMRMHIYVPDVRPANAAIVVAMHGCGGSGPGFYASSEFAALSNQYGFIVIYPTATQQAGFGNCFDTWSDASKRRGGGSDPVSIMSMVSYAEQQYGGDPNRVFATGSSSGGMMTNQMLALYPDVFKAGAAFMGVPFNCFANAADYPPGTSQCTGGSMDRTPQQWGDAVRQAFPGYTGARPRVQLWHGTSDTLVPYQLLQEEIEQWTNVFGLSQTPTSTDTPQAGWNRRRYANASGTILTEAYSIQGAGHSLPSTGMAAAAIAFFGITTSPSPSPSSPSPSSPPPSSPPPTTGACTASYSQINMWPGGFQGEVTVRAGTSAITGWTVRMTFPSGVTVSQVWNGTVSGSPPTYTVKNTTWNGAVAANGSTTYGFLGNGSAAVPTLSCTSP from the coding sequence GTGAAACCTCATCAAAAGGCGCTCGTCGGCGTGGCCGCGGTCCTTGCGGTGACCGTCCCGACGCTTGTCGCCCCCAGCCTCACCCCGCCCGCCTCCGCCGCGACGCTGACCGAGGTGACCAGCTTCGGCGCCAACCCAGGCGGCATGCGGATGCACATCTATGTTCCCGACGTCCGCCCCGCCAACGCCGCGATAGTGGTCGCCATGCACGGTTGCGGCGGGTCCGGACCGGGCTTCTACGCCAGCAGCGAGTTCGCGGCACTGTCCAATCAGTACGGCTTCATCGTCATCTATCCCACCGCCACGCAGCAGGCGGGCTTCGGCAACTGCTTCGACACCTGGTCCGACGCCTCCAAGCGGCGCGGCGGGGGAAGCGATCCGGTCTCCATCATGTCGATGGTCAGCTACGCCGAGCAGCAGTACGGCGGCGACCCCAACCGGGTCTTCGCCACCGGCAGCTCATCGGGCGGCATGATGACCAACCAGATGCTCGCTCTCTACCCCGACGTGTTCAAGGCCGGCGCCGCGTTCATGGGTGTGCCGTTCAACTGCTTCGCCAACGCCGCCGACTACCCGCCCGGCACCAGCCAATGCACCGGCGGAAGCATGGACCGCACGCCGCAGCAATGGGGCGACGCTGTCCGCCAGGCATTCCCCGGCTACACCGGCGCCCGCCCCCGCGTACAACTGTGGCATGGCACCAGCGACACGCTCGTTCCGTACCAACTGTTGCAGGAAGAGATCGAGCAGTGGACCAACGTGTTCGGCCTGAGCCAGACGCCGACGTCCACCGACACCCCGCAGGCGGGCTGGAACCGCCGCCGTTACGCCAACGCCTCCGGCACCATCCTCACCGAGGCGTACAGCATCCAAGGCGCCGGGCACAGCCTGCCGTCGACCGGAATGGCCGCCGCGGCGATCGCGTTCTTCGGCATCACCACTTCGCCCAGCCCGTCACCGTCGAGCCCGTCACCGTCGAGCCCGCCGCCCAGCAGCCCGCCACCGACAACGGGCGCCTGCACGGCCTCCTACTCGCAGATCAACATGTGGCCCGGCGGCTTCCAAGGTGAGGTAACCGTGCGCGCCGGCACCTCCGCCATCACCGGCTGGACCGTCCGTATGACGTTCCCCAGCGGTGTCACCGTTTCTCAGGTATGGAACGGCACGGTCTCGGGCAGCCCACCTACCTATACCGTCAAGAACACGACCTGGAACGGCGCGGTCGCGGCCAACGGCTCCACCACGTACGGATTCCTCGGTAACGGCAGCGCCGCCGTACCGACTCTCTCCTGCACCAGCCCGTAA
- a CDS encoding DUF6766 family protein — translation MCSRPAPPGQSSPGEQTQCRRRGPTTSYARSAKVPAIHPHQQSRSRLRCHASRRGSPIRVWHFAGTTDFWVQSMQNWQSEFLAVAAPVAA, via the coding sequence ATGTGTTCGAGACCGGCTCCGCCGGGCCAATCATCACCGGGCGAGCAGACGCAGTGCCGGCGGCGCGGCCCGACCACTTCGTACGCTCGCTCCGCGAAAGTGCCGGCGATACATCCCCACCAGCAGTCGAGGTCGCGCTTGAGATGCCACGCCAGCCGCCGGGGCAGTCCGATCCGCGTGTGGCACTTCGCCGGCACTACGGACTTCTGGGTCCAGTCGATGCAGAACTGGCAGAGCGAATTCCTCGCGGTCGCCGCGCCCGTTGCTGCTTAG
- a CDS encoding MFS transporter, with product MTEHRNEPGLPIVVVLFMAAAAALGTSTIYLLQPSVADVAASTHTRIAVVGIAFAAGPVGYMLGLVALVPLVDRWSPARVLAGQFAVLGLALAAAAAVRQVIPLAGLMALIGACSVVGAGMSSIAGRLAPAHRRATSLGIVTAGISAGILAGRIGGGWLADELGWRTMLVIVAAACGVLAACCLAVLPTAHGQVTGSYLAGLRTLPGLFARYGALRLAAFRGALWFFGFCAVWAGLAVALSQPPYSYPAERIGLYALAGLSGIAATQIAGVWTDRAGARKVILAGLMLSGGAALLSGFMLHSTVATLVCLALFDAGLFAAQVANQSMVLALNPAAPARLNSAYMVAYFVGGSLGTMFGAAAVAWFGWTTTTSITTAAVAVAAVITMAARPTPPVSPRLSAAEGVAVPLTEDVS from the coding sequence ATGACCGAGCACAGGAACGAACCCGGGCTGCCCATCGTCGTGGTGCTGTTCATGGCGGCGGCTGCCGCGCTGGGTACGTCGACCATCTACCTGTTGCAGCCATCGGTGGCCGACGTCGCCGCATCCACTCACACGCGTATCGCCGTGGTCGGCATCGCGTTCGCCGCCGGCCCGGTCGGCTACATGCTCGGCCTGGTGGCACTGGTCCCGCTGGTCGACCGGTGGTCGCCGGCACGCGTACTCGCTGGCCAGTTCGCCGTGCTGGGCCTCGCACTGGCCGCCGCGGCCGCCGTCCGGCAAGTGATCCCACTGGCCGGCCTGATGGCCCTCATCGGTGCCTGCTCGGTGGTGGGTGCCGGGATGAGCTCGATCGCCGGCCGGCTCGCCCCCGCGCACCGGCGGGCGACCAGCCTCGGCATCGTCACCGCCGGCATCTCCGCCGGAATCCTGGCCGGCCGGATCGGCGGTGGCTGGCTGGCCGACGAACTGGGCTGGCGCACCATGCTCGTCATCGTCGCCGCCGCCTGCGGCGTACTTGCCGCATGCTGCCTCGCCGTACTCCCCACCGCGCATGGCCAGGTGACCGGGAGCTACCTGGCCGGCCTACGTACGCTTCCCGGCCTGTTCGCCCGCTACGGCGCGCTGCGGCTGGCAGCGTTCAGGGGCGCCCTGTGGTTCTTCGGCTTCTGCGCCGTCTGGGCCGGCCTGGCGGTCGCCCTGTCCCAGCCGCCATACTCCTACCCCGCAGAACGCATCGGCCTCTACGCCTTGGCCGGCCTGTCCGGCATCGCCGCCACCCAGATCGCCGGGGTCTGGACCGACCGGGCCGGTGCCCGGAAGGTCATCCTGGCCGGACTGATGCTGTCCGGCGGCGCCGCATTGCTGAGCGGCTTCATGCTCCACAGCACGGTGGCCACACTGGTCTGCCTCGCGTTGTTCGACGCCGGACTCTTCGCGGCCCAGGTCGCCAACCAGAGCATGGTGCTGGCCCTCAACCCGGCCGCGCCCGCACGACTCAACAGCGCATACATGGTGGCCTACTTCGTCGGCGGCAGCCTCGGAACGATGTTCGGCGCCGCAGCCGTCGCGTGGTTCGGCTGGACGACGACCACCTCGATCACCACCGCCGCCGTCGCGGTGGCCGCAGTGATCACGATGGCTGCCCGCCCGACCCCACCGGTCTCGCCTCGGCTGTCGGCGGCAGAAGGCGTCGCCGTCCCCCTGACAGAAGATGTCAGCTGA
- a CDS encoding winged helix-turn-helix transcriptional regulator has translation MAGTYEAQNCTLARALELIGERWTLLIIRDAFYGVRRFNHFRDHLDIPRAVLVERLATLVDNGVFVRAQDPDHAARHLYDLTPLGRDLWPALHALLSWGTRVAGPNQLRFVHVACGNEIDDHGNCPACHVDVPPTDIATEPRDGKARGRTDAVAVALRQRHTLLQPLDASL, from the coding sequence ATGGCAGGCACGTACGAAGCGCAGAACTGCACGCTGGCCCGGGCGCTGGAGCTCATCGGCGAGCGCTGGACGCTGCTGATCATCCGTGACGCGTTCTACGGCGTCCGGCGCTTCAACCACTTCCGGGACCATCTCGACATCCCGCGGGCCGTTCTCGTCGAGCGCCTCGCGACCCTGGTCGACAACGGCGTATTCGTGCGTGCGCAGGACCCCGACCACGCCGCGCGGCACCTTTACGACCTGACGCCGCTGGGCCGCGACCTCTGGCCGGCGCTGCATGCCCTGCTGTCGTGGGGCACCCGGGTGGCCGGTCCCAACCAGCTGCGTTTCGTGCACGTCGCCTGCGGCAACGAGATCGACGACCACGGCAACTGCCCGGCATGTCACGTCGACGTGCCCCCGACGGACATCGCCACCGAACCTCGCGACGGCAAGGCCCGTGGGCGTACGGACGCGGTCGCCGTCGCATTGCGTCAGCGGCATACGCTGCTACAACCGCTCGATGCCAGCTTGTGA
- a CDS encoding DUF899 domain-containing protein produces MTVVGNLPEVVSPDEWLAARKELLQREKEATRARDQINAARRRLPMVRMDKSYAFEGPDGTASLLNLFEGRTQLVMHHFMFAPEWDAMCPSCSSAADGIAGLRQLHVRNTTLVAVSRAPYAKIAAFRERMGWTFPWFSSYGSDFNYDFHTTLDDRVSPVLLHYRTEAELAEVGTPWTGGPWTESMRGTEMPGVSTFLRVGEDVFHTYSTYGRGIEEFHSGDQYLDLTALGRQEAWEEPGGRATPLGLEVGGPNLRLPDEYDV; encoded by the coding sequence ATGACCGTCGTGGGAAACCTGCCCGAGGTGGTGTCACCCGACGAATGGCTGGCGGCCCGGAAGGAACTGCTCCAGCGCGAGAAGGAAGCGACCAGGGCTCGCGACCAGATCAATGCCGCGCGCCGGCGGCTGCCGATGGTCCGCATGGACAAGTCGTACGCGTTCGAAGGTCCGGACGGGACGGCGAGCCTCCTCAATCTGTTCGAGGGGCGTACGCAGTTGGTCATGCACCACTTCATGTTCGCGCCAGAGTGGGACGCGATGTGCCCGAGTTGTTCCTCGGCCGCCGACGGCATCGCCGGCCTGCGCCAGTTGCACGTCCGCAACACCACGCTGGTCGCGGTGTCCCGAGCACCGTACGCGAAGATCGCCGCGTTCCGTGAGCGGATGGGCTGGACGTTCCCCTGGTTCTCCTCGTACGGCAGCGACTTCAACTACGACTTCCACACCACATTGGACGACCGGGTCTCCCCGGTGCTGCTGCACTATCGCACCGAGGCGGAACTGGCCGAGGTCGGAACTCCATGGACCGGCGGACCGTGGACGGAGAGCATGCGCGGCACGGAGATGCCGGGCGTCAGCACTTTCCTGCGGGTGGGCGAGGACGTCTTCCACACCTACTCCACCTACGGCCGCGGTATCGAGGAGTTCCACAGCGGCGACCAGTACCTCGATCTCACCGCGCTAGGCCGGCAGGAGGCCTGGGAGGAGCCCGGGGGACGAGCTACTCCGCTCGGTTTGGAGGTCGGCGGTCCGAACCTGCGCCTGCCCGACGAGTACGACGTCTGA
- a CDS encoding TIGR03086 family metal-binding protein, producing the protein MPADTAHLAAVIDKTTTLLAGIQPAQRALPTPCPDYDVAALTDHLVGWLSMFAARAAGADYHDDPSAYRCGADPAVEFATVGRQAVMAFESGAADRPLRMTSSELPGTAVLGMMLIEYVGHGWDLAVATGQPVPYTESEAQAALDAARGMLLPAYRGPGGTFGYEVDVSADASAVDRLVAFIGRNPDTGRIS; encoded by the coding sequence ATGCCCGCAGACACCGCCCATCTGGCCGCTGTGATCGACAAGACGACCACGCTCCTGGCCGGGATCCAGCCCGCGCAACGCGCACTGCCGACCCCGTGTCCAGACTATGACGTGGCGGCGCTTACTGATCACTTGGTCGGGTGGCTGAGCATGTTCGCCGCCCGGGCCGCTGGAGCGGACTATCACGATGACCCGAGCGCATACCGATGCGGCGCGGATCCGGCCGTCGAATTCGCCACTGTGGGTCGGCAGGCCGTCATGGCGTTCGAGTCCGGTGCTGCCGACCGGCCGTTGCGCATGACGTCGTCCGAACTGCCCGGCACCGCGGTGCTCGGGATGATGCTGATCGAGTACGTCGGGCACGGGTGGGACCTCGCGGTCGCGACCGGCCAACCGGTGCCGTACACCGAATCGGAGGCGCAGGCGGCGCTCGATGCGGCCCGCGGCATGTTGCTGCCCGCCTACCGGGGTCCAGGCGGAACTTTCGGCTACGAAGTCGACGTCAGCGCTGATGCGTCTGCTGTGGACCGGTTGGTCGCTTTCATCGGCCGGAACCCCGACACAGGACGGATTTCATGA
- a CDS encoding helix-turn-helix transcriptional regulator: MNILQGSGTSSDARPESVGGLEQTRQLGPARPAVEDSRGILRPHESLRAFRRSRSAAPKPLAAHLDLFWHVDWDLPGGVVHHQRLLTLPAVHVVIDARDATVVGPLRRPWARDLSGHGWALGVMYRPGAFRDTLGAPVSTITDRSVPMSEVFGPNCTRFAAAVRGAATDEERFALTADFFTNQLTAPSAEQLAATSAMQRVIDDEAIIRVTDLAQTCHLSIRHLQRLFADHVGVTPKWAIRRYRLANAAERVARRQEVQWQIVAHELGYSDQSHLVRDFTAVIGMSPARYADACRTPSPERSP, encoded by the coding sequence ATGAATATCCTCCAGGGGAGTGGCACCAGCAGCGATGCTAGGCCGGAGTCGGTCGGTGGTCTTGAACAAACGCGTCAACTTGGGCCTGCTCGTCCGGCGGTCGAGGATTCGCGAGGCATCCTGCGTCCGCACGAGAGCCTGCGCGCATTCCGACGCAGCCGATCCGCGGCACCTAAGCCGCTCGCGGCCCACCTCGACCTGTTCTGGCACGTCGATTGGGATCTGCCAGGCGGCGTGGTCCACCATCAGCGGCTCCTGACGCTCCCGGCGGTCCACGTGGTGATCGATGCGCGCGACGCCACGGTCGTCGGTCCACTGCGGCGGCCCTGGGCCCGCGACCTCAGCGGCCACGGCTGGGCACTCGGCGTCATGTACCGGCCAGGCGCATTCAGAGACACGCTCGGTGCACCAGTCAGCACGATCACCGACCGTAGCGTCCCGATGAGCGAGGTGTTCGGCCCGAACTGCACCCGATTCGCCGCCGCCGTCCGGGGCGCCGCCACCGACGAGGAGCGCTTCGCCCTCACGGCGGACTTCTTCACGAATCAGCTGACGGCACCGTCGGCTGAGCAACTCGCCGCGACCTCCGCAATGCAGCGCGTCATCGACGACGAGGCGATCATCAGGGTCACCGACCTCGCACAGACGTGCCACCTGAGCATCCGGCACCTCCAGCGGCTGTTCGCCGACCACGTCGGCGTGACCCCGAAGTGGGCAATTCGCCGGTACCGGCTGGCCAACGCGGCCGAACGGGTGGCGAGACGGCAGGAGGTGCAATGGCAGATAGTCGCGCACGAACTGGGCTACAGCGACCAGTCACACCTGGTCCGAGACTTCACCGCCGTCATCGGCATGTCCCCGGCCCGCTACGCCGACGCCTGTCGTACGCCAAGCCCGGAGCGTTCGCCATGA
- a CDS encoding helix-turn-helix domain-containing protein, with the protein MRMPKESWAELALHPVRIRILRSVAGARVTTRELVGLLPDVPQATLYRQLTVLVNSGLLEVVEEHKIRGAVERVYALAASATPDAAALAAATSEDHDRYFTAFMSSLLAEFSRYLQRERIDFAADGVGYHQIVMHLSDAELAEFAADFSALVGPLLTNTPGDGRQPRLLATILLPAGPQVGTSAEASSGEEEERGNH; encoded by the coding sequence ATGCGAATGCCGAAGGAGAGCTGGGCCGAGCTGGCGTTGCACCCAGTCCGGATCCGGATCCTGCGATCGGTTGCCGGTGCCAGGGTGACCACACGCGAGCTCGTCGGGCTGCTCCCCGATGTCCCACAGGCCACGCTCTATCGGCAGCTGACGGTGCTGGTCAACAGCGGCCTGCTGGAGGTGGTGGAGGAACACAAGATCCGCGGGGCAGTGGAGCGCGTGTATGCACTCGCCGCGAGCGCGACGCCAGACGCGGCGGCTTTGGCAGCGGCCACATCGGAGGACCACGACCGCTACTTCACCGCGTTCATGTCGAGCCTGCTGGCGGAGTTCAGTCGCTATCTGCAGCGGGAGCGGATCGACTTCGCCGCCGATGGCGTCGGATACCACCAGATCGTCATGCATCTGTCCGATGCGGAGCTCGCCGAGTTCGCAGCCGATTTCAGCGCGCTCGTCGGCCCACTACTGACCAACACGCCTGGAGACGGACGCCAACCCCGCCTCCTGGCGACCATCCTGCTACCGGCCGGGCCGCAGGTGGGCACCAGCGCCGAGGCGTCCAGCGGTGAAGAGGAAGAGAGAGGAAACCATTAG